A stretch of Eschrichtius robustus isolate mEscRob2 chromosome 6, mEscRob2.pri, whole genome shotgun sequence DNA encodes these proteins:
- the KRTAP24-1 gene encoding LOW QUALITY PROTEIN: keratin-associated protein 24-1 (The sequence of the model RefSeq protein was modified relative to this genomic sequence to represent the inferred CDS: inserted 1 base in 1 codon) yields the protein MHSGSMSLLGYPGNCSGTSYRTHCYISVALCSSDVSPTFGLALPSSYQGNLWLLDNCQETHDEAPSCESPNCETKSCTTSCDQSNSSVPSSSPTVGKICSACETTNTGPSPSCNPCTQTKGYVSDCCTPSYXTSKAFQSLSNGFKHFGQLNCLSKSFWPLNSYRLGSLGYRSYKNLGFIHSGFPPSCYITNSCQSQSYLIRNCQYLYYWPRSCQPLSYFSRNFRSLSCIPSTFPPARYLCSGCRSLNCY from the exons ATGCACTCAGGCTCCATGTCTCTTCTGGGCTATCCTGGGAATTGCAGTGGCACATCCTACAGAACTCACTGCTATATTTCTGTTGCTCTTTGTTCCAGTGATGTAAGCCCTACCTTTGGGCTTGCCTTACCCAGTAGCTACCAAGGAAATCTCTGGCTCCTGGATAACTGCCAAGAAACCCATGATGAAGCACCAAGCTGTGAATCTCCCAACTGTGAGACCAAGAGCTGCACCACAAGTTGTGACCAATCAAACTCATCTGTGCCCTCCAGCTCTCCAACAGTGGGCAAAATATGCAGTGCCTGTGAAACTACCAACACGGGACCCAGCCCCAGCTGCAACCCGTGCACTCAGACCAAGGGGTATGTATCCGATTGCTGCACACCCAGCT GTACATCCAAAGCCTTCCAAAGCCTCAGCAATGGCTTCAAACACTTTGGGCAACTTAACTGTTTATCCAAGAGTTTCTGGCCCCTAAACAGCTACAGACTGGGTAGTTTGGGGTATAGAAGCTACAAAAATCTTGGCTTCATACACAGTGGCTTCCCACCATCATGTTATATTACCAACAGCTGCCAATCCCAAAGCTATTTAATAAGAAATTGTCAATACCTGTATTATTGGCCCAGGAGCTGCCAACCACTAAGCTATTTTTCAAGAAACTTCCGGTCTCTGAGCTGTATACCAAGTACCTTTCCTCCTGCGAGGTATTTATGTAGTGGCTGCAGATCTCTGAATTGCTATTGA